The window CTGAAATTAGTAGCTACAACAAGAAGTGgagaaaagaaatgacttaaacATGTCTTCTGAACGAAAATGGTATCGATTTAGTGTTTAAACTTGGATATCGCTGAGTTAGGAGCTTGTTTAAACATGTCTGTTCTGAACGAAAATGGTATCGATTTAGTGTTTAAACTTGGATATCGTTGAGTTAGGAGCTTATTTCCTGTATAGGAAGTGTTTTATGTTTATACATCGATGTAATATTATTGTCAAATATGCCAAGTAATTATTCCAAGAAGAGCTTGATAAGCAAGTTTCAATAAATGCTTTGTGTGTTAACATATGGAATTCAGCTATATGTAGCTTTAACGCAAAATCATCTAgtacatatgtatgtgtatatatatatcaagaaaGTAGAGAATTGCTTGCTCAAAGGAAAAATCATAGTAGTACCGGTAATAAAAGAATTAGTTGGATGATTTTTTTGCACAAATTAAGAGTAAAATCAGGAAATGCCTCTTAACAAACGAAGAAGAAGTGCTTTTACTGCAAACCAAACACGCCATAccacataatttatcaaaatagcatAAGCAGTACAAGGGTCTTCCATTCATGGTGGTACTTTCCCAACTCCACCAAAACCCCATTTTCCCTACTTTTAATTAAACAACTCCAAGCAAATTAAAATTGcagataaaataaaaacaaaaagccCCAAACCAACCGTTAAAACTTACATCCTCCCGGACACAAGATTTAACACCTGCGATTTCAGCCCATCAACAATAATCGGATCAAACCCAAACTCAGAGAGCCAGGACAAGACCTGGAACAAACTTATTGGGGACACTGCTTTCCCAAAGAGAGGGACAATTGCTTGAAGTGGCGATGGAAGAGAAATCCGAGGATGGactattagtattattattattattattgtcgaGCCGGGTGACGGTTAGAGAGGTGTTGAAATACTCCCTGACCTGAGTAATTATCCCATCGCTGCCATCAGTAACAGTCCAAGCGTGAACCCAAGTAATAGAGCGACCAGGTTCACAGCCTTCAACAAGGACAGTGGACCCGAAGGCTTCAATGCTTTGAGGAATGAATTGAAAAAGTTGATGGTCCAAACTGGCAGTGCCAGTGAGAATTCGCATCAAAAATTGGTGGGAGGGTGGACCATGGAACCACCACTCTAGATCAGAGGCCAGAAGTTTCTGGACCTTGTCAACGTCACGTGAGCTCAAAGCTTCATATAGGGCGAGCACCACCCCTTTGTTTCTGGTTTCTTCCAGAGTTTTCTGAGAGTTAGCCAGTTCCGGAAAAAGaggagagaagagattattaggATAAGTACAAAAGAGAGAGGATTATCAAGAATAATACGTTGCTGCTTAGATGGAATTGGAGGGCAAAAACGAAAGAAGAATTATATAGTGGGGATTCAAGGGGGTTACTGAAATTATATCATGGTAATAGGGGGATTTTAGGGAAATACATGGGTGAATACATTTCACGCGCCATTCAGTGCATGAGCTTAACGTGTCGCTGCATGTATGGCTGAATTTTTACGTTTTCTTTGCGAGGGGACAGAATTGCCGGGCCCACGGCCTACGTTTAAACTGTGAAATGTTCCACTTTTAGTAGGGTCCCACTATGTATTACTATTCTCTTTAATAATAGtacttatttaaattagttttattaaaaataaaatagccaAAACTCCCACCCCTTTCCTCTTAATCTTTACCTTAAATACCAATTATACACCTATATTTTATGGTGATTCTATAACCTCCCTAAACATTTAAAAAATGCAGTATATACCCATATACAAGCTTATACCCAAATTTTATTTCAAGACATGACTTGTACGCCATGCcacatcatatttttttaattaaaaaattaattattctactttAGATATTTTCAGATTCTCTTTATATATTATTTCCTCCATAGCAAAATTTTTCTCCCTTCCTCATTCCCCATTttgtttcattttcttcttcaactcaatttcatttctatggttaatttttgaaatttaattttatactCCGAAGCTTCTTCTGCTGCATCAAATGTAcccaacaaaatttatttttttgtaatagatTTTGATGTATGCTACAAAACCCATTTTTTCATAATCGATTTTGATGTATGCTGCAAATGTTACAGTCCCAAAATTCTACTGTAACTCTTTCAGCCGCAGTAATACTTTTGTAAGTCGAATTTGagtttggcatttcatcaaacgtgtgGTGGGCAGGAACAGGACGGTGAttttctgtaacaccccgtacttaattacgtgcattagtcattgttatatgtgNNNNNNNNNNNNNNNNNNNNNNNNNNNNNNNNNNNNNNNNNNNNNNNNNNNNNNNNNNNNNNNNNNNNNNNNNNNNNNNNNNNNNNNNNNNNNNNNNNNNNNNNNNNNNNNNNNNNNNNNNNNNNNNNNNNNNNNNNNNNNNNNNNNNNNNNNNNNNNNNNNNNNNNNNNNNNNNNNNNNNNNNNNNNNNNNNNNNNNNNNNNNNNNNNNNNNNNNNNNNNNNNNNNNNNNNNNNNNNNNNNNNNNNNNNNNNNNNNNNNNNNNNNNNNNNNNNNNNNNNNNNNNNNNNNNNNNNNNNNNNNNNNNNNNNNNNNNNNNNNNNNNNNNNNNNNNNNNNNNNNNNNNNNNNNNNNNNNNNNNNNNNNNNNNNNNNNNNNNNNNNNNNNNNNNNNNNNNNNNNNNNNNNNNNNNNNNNNNNNNNNNNNNNNNNNNNNNNNNNNNNNNNNNNNNNNNNNNNNNNNNNNNNNNNNNNNNNNNNNNNNNNNNNNNNNNNNNNNNNNNNNNNNNNNNNNNNNNNNNNNNNNNNNNNNNNNNNNNNNNNNNNNNNNNNNNNNNNNNNNNNNNNNNNNNNNNNNNNNNNNNNNNNNNNNNNNNNNNNNNNNNNNNNNNNNNNNNNNNNNNNNNNNNNNNNNNNNNNNNNNNNNNNNNNNNNNNNNNNNNNNNNNNNNNNNNNNNNNNNNNNNNNNNNNNNNNNNNNNNNNNNNNNNNNNNNNNNNNNNNNNNNNNNNNNNNNNNNNNNNNNNNNNNNNNNNNNNNNNNNNNNNNNNNNNNNNNNNNNNNNNNNNNNNNNNNNNNNNNNNNNNNNNNNNNNNNNNNNNNNNNNNNNNNNNNNNNNNNNNNNNNNNNNNNNNNNNNNNNNNNNNNNNNNNNNNNNNNNNNNNNNNNNNNNNNNNNNNNNNNNNNNNNNNNNNNNNNNNNNNNNNNNNNNNNNNNNNNNNNNNNNNNNNNNNNNNNNNNNNNNNNNNNNNNNNNNNNNNNNNNNNNNNNNNNNNNNNNNNNNNNNNNNNNNNNNNNNNNNNNNNNNNNNNNNNNNNNNNNNNNNNNNNNNNNNNNNNNNNNNNNNNNNNNNNNNNNNNNNNNNNNNNNNNNNNNNNNNNNNNNNNNNNNNNNNNNNNNNNNNNNNNNNNNNNNNNNNNNNNNNNNNNNNNNNNNNNNNNNNNNNNNNNNNNNNNNNNNNNNNNNNNNNNNNNNNNNNNNNNNNNNNNNNNNNNNNNNNNNNNNNNNNNNNNNNNNNNNNNNNNNNNNNNNNNNNNNNNNNNNNNNNNNNNNNNNNNNNNNNNNNNNNNNNNNNNNNNNNNNNNNNNNNNNNNNNNNNNNNNNNNNNNNNNNNNNNNNNNNNNNNNNNNNNNNNNNNNNNNNNNNNNNNNNNNNNNNNNNNNNNNNNNNNNNNNNNNNNNNNNNNNNNNNNNNNNNNNNNNNNNNNNNNNNNNNNNNNNNNNNNNNNNNNNNNNNNNNNNNNNNNNNNNNNNNNNNNNNNNNNNNNNNNNNNNNNNNNNNNNNNNNNNNNNNNNNNNNNNNNNNNNNNNNNNNNNNNNNNNNNNNNNNNNNNNNNNNNNNNNNNNNNNNNNNNNNNNNNNNNNNNNNNNNNNNNNNNNNNNNNNNNNNNNNNNNNNNNNNNNNNNNNNNNNNNNNNNNNNNNNNNNNNNNNNNNNNNNNNNNNNNNNNNNNNNNNNNNNNNNNNNNNNNNNNNNNNNNNNNNNNNNNNNNNNNNNNNNNNNNNNNNNNNNNNNNNNNNNNNNNNNNNNNNNNNNNNNNNNNNNNNNNNNNNNNNNNNNNNNNNNNNNNNNNNNNNNNNNNNNNNNNNNNNNNNNNNNNNNNNNNNNNNNNNNNNNNNNNNNNNNNNNNNNNNNNNNNNNNNNNNNNNNNNNNNNNNNNNNNNNNNNNNNNNNNNNNNNNNNNNNNNNNNNNNNNNNNNNNNNNNNNNNNNNNNNNNNNNNNNNNNNNNNNNNNNNNNNNNNNNNNNNNNNNNNNNNNNNNNNNNNNNNNNNNNNNNNNNNNNNNNNNNNNNNNNNNNNNNNNNNNNNNNNNNNNNNNNNNNNNNNNNNNNNNNNNNNNNNNNNNNNNNNNNNNNNNNNNNNNNNNNNNNNNNNNNNNNNNNNNNNNNNNNNNNNNNNNNNNNNNNNNNNNNNNNNNNNNNNNNNNNNNNNNNNNNNNNNNNNNNNNNNNNNNNNNNNNNNNNNNNNNNNNNNNNNNNNNNNNNNNNNNNNNNNNNNNNNNNNNNNNNNNNNNNNNNNNNNNNNNNNNNNNNNNNNNNNNNNNNNNNNNNNNNNNNNNNNNNNNNNNNNNNNNNNNNNNNNNNNNNNNNNNNNNNNNNNNNNNNNNNNNNNNNNNNNNNNNNNNNNNNNNNNNNNNNNNNNNNNNNNNNNNNNNNNNNNNNNNNNNNNNNNNNNNNNNNNNNNNNNNNNNNNNNNNNNNNNNNNNNNNNNNNNNNNNNNNNNNNNNNNNNNNNNNNNNNNNNNNNNNNNNNNNNNNNNNNNNNNNNNNNNNNNNNNNNNNNNNNNNNNNNNNNNNNNNNNNNNNNNNNNNNNNNNNNNNNNNNNNNNNNNNNNNNNNNNNNNNNNNNNNNNNNNNNNNNNNNNNNNNNNNNNNNNNNNNNNNNNNNNNNNNNNNNNNNNNNNNNNNNNNNNNNNNNNNNNNNNNNNNNNNNNNNNNNNNNNNNNNNNNNNNNNNNNNNNNNNNNNNNNNNNNNNNNNNNNNNNNNNNNNNNNNNNNNNNNNNNNNNNNNNNNNNNNNNNNNNNNNNNNNNNNNNNNNNNNNNNNNNNNNNNNNNNNNNNNNNNNNNNNNNNNNNNNNNNNNNNNNNNNNNNNNNNNNNNNNNNNNNNNNNNNNNNNNNNNNNNNNNNNNNNNNNNNNNNNNNNNNNNNNNNNNNNNNNNNNNNNNNNNNNNNNNNNNNNNNNNNNNNNNNNNNNNNNNNNNNNNNNNNNNNNNNNNNNNNNNNNNNNNNNNNNNNNNNNNNNNNNNNNNNNNNNNNNNNNNNNNNNNNNNNNNNNNNNNNNNNNtcggcttcgggtgccagtccggcccgatgggattttggggcgtgacattttcttcttcattttcaatTGCAATGACTTTTTCAGGTTCCATGGTGAATTACCATGGAAAGAAAATGGGAAATTGAAAATGGGGAAGAGCTGCATATTAAGAGTATTTAGGTAGTGAGATTTTTGTTCAGTTTAAAgtagaatgatgaaattttcgCCGATACTTGTccttgaaaattaattaattgatacGAGAATATAATTTTCATTAATGAGTTAAGAAAGATGGAGAAAGATAATGAAATTGGagatgaaaaaaatgaggaaacaccattattgggttcttgaacttttttgttttgagaaagagaagaagaagacaaaagaaaaagaataaacaaaaataataattgaaattacatatatttatataaaaaatatttaacataaaattttaatgtaTAATTTTTGTTCTCACTCTCTCTTGAGAGAGTGAAATGCACTAGTCTCTTGCCATGTCAGCCTTTAGGGGTGTTAATATTCCATTTTTAAAATGTTcaggggtcataggacccccgcaaagtataggtgtgtagttgaATTTGGGATAAAGGTCGAGGAAATTTTTGGCCAGTttatctaataataataataataataataataataataaagtctTATTTCTACAGACATGTACATTAGgcaatttataattaatatcaagagtaTGTTCAGATGCAGATCTAATGATATGacaatattattgaatatcttTATCCCTCCCAGTCACCTTTTATACTTCTTAATAATATGGGTATTACTTATTCTGCAttccaaaaattcattgataatgatgTTGGTCGAATCACTATTGCAGAAATTAATAAGTtaattgctcaaaataattatttaagtctcTATGTGAAAGTTCTTGGTGAACACATTTCCTCGCTAGacaaaaaacttgatgaattgattaaaatagtgaaaattctTAATGATGGTCCAAAAGCTTCTAATGTTTCTTCTACTTCAGAAAATAAGTCTGAAGAATTGACTATTAAACCTTGTGTTCAAAGACCCTTTTCTTGAAGATTATCCATCTCATTTTTgcataattctattttttcttgtattttcacAGAACTTAGtgtattttaaacatttatactcataatttcaaattgtaagAAATTTAACTGTGTTTTTTTCATGTCAATCAAAGCATTGATAGCTCTTGTTACTGGATCTGTAATAAAAGAatatgagatttttttatttttataagtagctTGAAAATCATTTGCATCAAGATGCGTAAAAGGGTAGATgacatttataaaaggtgttcttAAAATAATAGGgggatataattgattttttactaGAAAGAAAAAATGTGGAATTCAAGTCTTATTTCTACAGACATGTGCATTAGgcaatttataattaatatcaagagtaTGTCCAGACACAGATCTAATGATATGAGtagttttttgaaaatatctagTTGAAACTAATCCTTCTTGAATGCAACTAACATCTACACcgctatcaatcatagcaatattagttataaaatatcattattaatcAATATAGTGCAATTAATATACCATTTATTAGcggtaacaatttgcatcattcctaaaaataaattattttttattttcagattttgaatattAATATCATCGTTATTTTCAGTAATTTCTAGACTTTGGACGTAGAAGGCATATCATAAGGAGAAACATGATGAGaagtattttcttcaatttttgaaatcctgtgatcacaaatcatttgattttgttttaaagaaataatttctTTTCTCAGATTTTCAACcttgatttttaaatcatcaaaagaagtatcTCTACTAGGGGTTTTGCTTAAAGCGAGGCATCGATTAACTTTGGCCATAGAATAAGACATATCATAGTCATGAGTTTTAGTAACTGTTTTAGAATTAATAGGAATACTAATAGCAGGTTTTTTTGcagcaaaattattaattttttcccGCAGTTTTTCATCAGAAATTGCTCTTAATAATTCAAGGACATTTTCAGTAGTTAAAAGTTTGCACATTTAAATCTAAGTCTTCAAACTGAGattacaatttataaaacatgtcaTCACAAGCACAAGTATTATCAGGACAATCAGGGCAAGCtttttcattttcatgattacTATAAGAAGATTCAGGCAATTCAATCTCGTTTTCTGATTCAGATTCATAGTTGTAATCAGACTCAGAATTAGAAGTGTATAACAAACCATAAATTTGATCATGGAGTTCACCAGTAAGACCTAGAGACTTGATTTTTTGGAGCTTACAATTTGAAGCTATATGCCCATACTGTTTGCAGTTTTAACACTTGATTTTGCTAAGTCTCTCTTAGACCTATTTTGATAAATCTCGTAGACTTACAACAGTCTTTTTGagtctctctttcttctttagacCTTCTTTGGACCATCATTAagaattttcactattttaatcaattcatcaagttttttgtCTAGCGAGGAAATGTGTTCCCCAAGAACTTTCACATAgagacttaaataattattttgagcaattaACTTATTAATTTCTGCAATAGTGATTCGACCAAcatcattatcaatgaatttttggaaTGCAGAATAAATAATACCCGTATTATTAGGAAGTATAAAAGGTGATTGAGGGGATAAACACATTTAATAATATTGCCACTAGTATCTTGGTAAGATCTTTCTATCACATTAATTTATTTAGGCAAATATGCAGATATAAACCATCGTGCAAAATAAATAATCTGATTATGCAATGCacacatttcataaaattcttctgaaatatttttcatatcgtCAGGACTATAAGTATTGATAAATCATGTTCTAAAGCTATTCCAGTTTTCACCAAAGAATTCATTTTTAACCTAATTTCTTGTCTGTGAGCTAGAACTAAAATCTATCTGAtgtgaaatcatttaaaaatcaTAGCAATTTCACAAGTTACCAACTCCAGGAGTGCATGGATATTTCAAAATGGTAATCAAAAAACTCATATCACACGTCCATGACTGAAAAAATCATGACAATGAAAGGAGAAAAAGTAGCTTTTACTTATTGGGACTACGTAAAAACATTTACCCAGACCTTATATTATAATAACATCAAGCATAAACATACTTGATTTTTAAAAGTCTGTGCTAAAGTATTTAAAGATCTCATTCCAAATTGATTTATCCAATGGTGGTCGTATCATGGCCCCACAGTTAAGATCTTGCCACCagaatatttttatctttacaaagaatgaaaaaagacTTCACCATTTTTAACAGAATTATACCTTTCTGAACATGTCTGCAAATTGGATACCATTGATCAAATGTACTTTTTCATAGAGTTTTTCATTCCGTGGATCCATAAATGGAGTGTTGAATTCGGTTATACTAAAGATCAACTACCGGGTTTATATAGGATATTTTATAccaacttttgaaaaaaattaaccCGCCAGGATCCGGTTACAAAAATCCCTTATGAAAAAGACTTGTAAGAaaccattataagaaaaaaaCGCTAAACATGCTCATGCTCCACAGAAAAAAATTATCAACGACAAAGGCCTAAACTACATTTCTAGTAGAATCTCCGTACAAGAAGGAGATAAACTGAAAATGATTGAAAAATACTTAGCAAAAGTTTTTTTTCCCCTTCTTTCTCTAAGCCTAgctctctctctcctctctctcttgTAATATATTGTGAAGATAAATAAAGGGCAGATAGCCACTGTTAAAATACTGTTCAGGCTTTGCATCCGGCTAACTTTAAGGTACATAGTTATTTCCCTTTTGAATTACTTTTTATACTTCTTCTTCCTGCCAGCCGTGATCATGTCCGGCTAAAAAAATTCTCATGTCTATGTTAAAaatctaactcctattattagaTAATTATGAAGAATCCAAACTTTACCTAAATATGAGAAAATGTTTCTTTAACTTCTAACTTGGTTCCATAATGGTGGTACATTAGAGTTTAATATGCCTTAGGCCGGCTTTATCTCAGTGACTCaatctagtaagttgtgccttaGCCcgtaaatttgataaaaaaaggaGCGACTTTTTGCACAATTAGAACG of the Capsicum annuum cultivar UCD-10X-F1 chromosome 11, UCD10Xv1.1, whole genome shotgun sequence genome contains:
- the LOC107848375 gene encoding wound-induced protein 1; the encoded protein is MRILTGTASLDHQLFQFIPQSIEAFGSTVLVEGCEPGRSITWVHAWTVTDGSDGIITQVREYFNTSLTVTRLDNNNNNNTNSPSSDFSSIATSSNCPSLWESSVPNKFVPGLVLAL